One Gloeothece verrucosa PCC 7822 DNA window includes the following coding sequences:
- a CDS encoding DevA family ABC transporter ATP-binding protein, whose translation MKPVIAIHQLNHYFGQGNLKKQVLFNINLAIYPGEIVIMTGPSGSGKTTLLSLIGALRSVQEGSLHILAQQLNGANEDLLVEVRRRIGYIFQAHNLLPFLTACQNVQMSLELHDNFTKKQVQAQSEAMLKAVGLGERIHYYPENLSGGQKQRVAIARALVSHPQLILADEPTAALDSKTGRDVVNLLKHLAKEQKCTILLVTHDNRILDIADRIVHLEDGRLINNFFNPHVN comes from the coding sequence ATGAAACCCGTAATTGCTATTCACCAGCTTAATCATTATTTTGGTCAAGGCAATTTAAAAAAACAAGTCTTGTTTAATATCAATCTAGCTATTTATCCCGGTGAGATTGTTATTATGACTGGTCCTTCAGGCTCAGGAAAAACCACTTTATTATCGTTAATAGGGGCTTTACGTTCTGTTCAAGAAGGAAGTTTGCACATTTTAGCTCAACAACTGAATGGAGCCAATGAGGATTTATTAGTGGAAGTCCGTCGTCGAATTGGGTATATTTTTCAAGCCCATAATTTGTTGCCATTTTTGACAGCTTGCCAGAACGTACAAATGTCACTAGAACTTCATGACAATTTTACTAAAAAACAAGTTCAGGCTCAATCTGAAGCCATGTTAAAAGCGGTTGGATTAGGAGAACGAATTCATTATTATCCTGAAAATCTTTCCGGAGGACAAAAGCAACGAGTGGCCATCGCCCGTGCTTTAGTGAGTCATCCTCAGTTAATTTTGGCAGATGAACCGACGGCGGCTTTAGATAGTAAAACCGGACGGGATGTGGTTAATTTGTTGAAACATCTGGCCAAAGAGCAAAAATGTACGATTTTATTGGTGACTCACGATAACCGAATTTTAGATATCGCTGACCGTATTGTTCATCTAGAAGACGGAAGATTAATTAACAATTTTTTCAATCCTCATGTAAACTGA
- the devC gene encoding ABC transporter permease DevC has translation MFNKLPTAWLQLRHQKIRLVVALAGVVFAVVIIFMQLGLRDALFDSAVRLHKGLEGDCFLISPRSTALVAMQSFPERRLLQTLAFPEVDFVSPIYLDMAQWKNPQTRNYWRLIYIIGFDLRYRIFNFPGVAENLDKLTEPDVVLFDRNSRTEFGPIVSMFDKQGQVTTEITASQSNRHIKVVGFFELGSSFGSDGNLLTSHLNFLRIFPYRDPSAIDVGLIKLKSGTNLEQFIGKLKTYLPTDVKILSKKEFIDFEVNYWQSSTAIGFIFSLGVGLGMIVGMVVVYQILYTNVSEHLSEYATLKAIGYRHRYLLSMVLQQAFFIAILGYIPGFLIAVIQYQFTKGATLLPVAMTLDKASLVLVSTIIMCFISGATAVKKLKAADPADIF, from the coding sequence ATGTTTAATAAGCTGCCGACAGCTTGGTTACAACTCAGACACCAAAAAATTCGGCTCGTCGTAGCCTTAGCTGGTGTGGTTTTTGCCGTTGTCATTATTTTTATGCAATTGGGGCTGCGAGATGCTCTTTTTGATAGTGCTGTGCGTTTACATAAAGGGTTGGAGGGAGATTGTTTTTTAATTAGTCCCCGCTCTACCGCTTTAGTGGCTATGCAAAGTTTTCCTGAACGTCGATTGTTGCAAACACTCGCTTTTCCCGAAGTGGATTTTGTCAGCCCTATTTACTTAGATATGGCTCAGTGGAAAAATCCTCAGACGAGAAACTATTGGCGCTTAATTTATATTATTGGCTTTGATCTCAGATACCGTATCTTTAATTTTCCTGGAGTGGCAGAAAATTTAGATAAACTCACTGAACCTGATGTAGTCTTGTTTGATCGCAATTCTCGCACAGAATTTGGTCCGATAGTTTCTATGTTTGATAAACAAGGCCAAGTGACTACAGAAATAACCGCTAGTCAGTCAAATCGACACATTAAAGTGGTCGGTTTTTTTGAGTTAGGCTCATCTTTTGGTTCCGATGGCAATTTGCTCACCAGTCACCTGAATTTTTTAAGAATTTTTCCTTATCGAGACCCGAGCGCCATTGATGTTGGTTTAATTAAACTCAAATCTGGAACCAATTTAGAACAATTTATTGGTAAACTCAAAACCTATTTGCCGACAGATGTGAAAATTCTTTCAAAAAAAGAATTTATCGACTTTGAAGTTAATTATTGGCAGAGTAGTACAGCCATTGGCTTTATTTTTAGTTTGGGTGTCGGTCTGGGGATGATCGTCGGTATGGTGGTCGTTTATCAAATTCTCTATACTAATGTCTCCGAGCATCTGTCTGAATATGCTACTCTAAAAGCGATTGGCTATCGACATAGATATTTGTTATCTATGGTTTTACAACAAGCCTTTTTTATTGCTATTCTTGGCTATATACCTGGCTTTCTGATTGCTGTTATTCAGTATCAGTTTACTAAAGGAGCCACTCTTCTGCCGGTAGCCATGACTCTCGATAAAGCAAGCCTAGTTTTGGTTTCAACCATTATTATGTGTTTTATTTCTGGAGCAACGGCTGTAAAAAAACTGAAAGCCGCCGATCCTGCCGATATTTTTTAG